The sequence below is a genomic window from Flavobacterium keumense.
ATTTTGCTGCTGCTTGAATATCCATCCAAGAATAACGGAATTTCAATTTATTTACATCAATCGTTCTCAAACCATTATAAGAGGCTTCTAAAGGCAAGTACATAGAATCCATTACCTCCGAATAATACTCATCTGGATATTTTTTAGTGTCTTTGATTAATTTGACTTTCTTATTAATTTTTCTACCCGCATACTCATTATCGCCTGTTCCTAAACTATAATAATTATCATACATGTATTTATCGTAAGCATTCATTTTTTCAGGGTCAGTATCGTTAAATGCAAAATCACCAATACTGCCTGAATTTTTCCCTTTTCCTTTTCCATCACCAGATTTTTGGCCATTTTGATCTGCCAAAATAGCGAGACGCATACGCATTGTCGAATCTTTTACCCATTCTACAAACTGACGATACTCGCTATTAGTAATCTCTGTTTCGTCCATATAAAAAGACGGAACTGTTACTGTTTTTGTAGGTGCATCTTCAACACCTGCAAGGTCTTGATCTGACTTACCCATAATGAAGGAACCTCCTGGAACCAAAGACATTCCGAAGGGTTTTTCAGGATGCCACTTGGCTCCTTTTACCCCAACTAACTCTCCTTTATCTCCAGACTTTCCACAACTAATTAATAGTGTCAAAATTGCTGTAAATGCAATGAAATTCTTCATATAATTTTGCGTTATATTTTCTTTATTTTTCAAGGTGTAAACGTATTTAATATTTTCCTAAAAAGCAATTTTTTTTATTTTCCTGTTTTTTCACTTCAAAATCACCCTTTTTAAATACTGTTTTTGCGCTGTGCTTTCCACCATCTTTCGGGTAATTCTTGATTACATGCTGTAAGATATTCTTCATACGAACAGGGTAATAACGTGTTTCTTTTTAATTTATTATTACCATTAGTTATAAAAGGAATTTCTATCCACCAGCGGTCCGTTTTATCACTTTTATAAAAAATCAATTCTTCGTCTTCTGAAGGAACTATATACTTTAAATAATTCTCTCTACTTCCAAAAGGATATTCATTTGACCGGTAATGATACCCCTCTATGAAATACCAAATGATTTGGGCTACCAAAACCGCTTCTTGAGGTGTGTCATTATGATTGAATACCCCAAAAGAAGTAACCTTATCACTTATTCCTGCATATCTTGATAAAGCACAAATTTCTTTACCGTTAAATCCATTAGGAATAAAATTAGCGAAATTACCAGAGTCAGAGGTCTTTACCGAATTCATATCAACACTAACCAAATCCGCATCTCTAAAAACAGGCTCAGCAATCGCTATCGTATTAGCAACTTCTCCTAATCGATAGGCATCAAAAAATAATTTTTCTATCAAATCGATTTCTTCTTGCGAATTATAATAGGTTTGATACCCAATATTGCAATAATTGAACAAATTATTAGGCTCTTCAATCACTATCTTTGTTAGATAAGATGATGCAGAAATAGGATCACTCTCTTTTCCAAAATCAAATTTACTGTCTATCGCCACCAAATTGACCATTTGTTCCAAGTCATCATACGCTCTGTAAAGCGCAAATGTTAAATCTTGCGAGCCTCCTATAACAATTGGAAGTATTTTATTTTTAATCAAGTGCGAAGCTACCTTCTTTAATGCAAAATAAGTATCTTCAATAGAATTTCCAGCTATTATATTGCCAAAATCAGCAATTGACACATCCCAATTCCCTGGATACAAGCTATAAAATTCTCTTCGAACAGCATCCAAATCAATCTCAGGATTACCGTTTTTATTACCTCTATTTTCTAACACTCCAATAATCCCAAGAGTTACCATACTTACCTCTGGAAATGCCTTTGGGGTATGCAAAACCACCTTACTCCCCAATTGTTGAGAAGACAATCCGTCAATATATTCAAGGATTTCAGTATCTAAAGGAGAAAGAAAATCAAATTCCATTTTTTATTTCTTTTTAGCAGTCGTTTTTTTAGCAGGTGTCTTCTTTGCGGGTGTTTTCTTTTCAATCAGTTCTTGAACTTCTTTCAATGTCAATTTACTCGCATCAACATCTTTATTCAATTCAATTTTGATTTTACCTTTAATAATTACGGAGCGCCCCCAGCGTGCTTTTTCTACAACTATTCCTTCTTCAGGCCAGTTATGTACTACCTTATCAATATTTTTTTGCAATTTATCTTCAATCAATTCTTCAATATCAGTTTGAGATAAGTTATCAAAATCGTATTTTTTACTCACATTGATAAAAAGACCATCCCATTTTATAAAAGCACCAAAACGCCCCACGCCTTTTTGCACACCTAACCCTTTGTAAACGGCAATTGGCGCATCGGCTTGTGCTTTTTGATCAATTAATTCTTGAGCTCTATCCATGGTTACATCCAAAGGATCCTCTCCTTTTGGTAATGAGATAAACAAAGAACCATGTCTTACATAAGGTCCATATCGTCCATTACTTACTTCTACTTCCTCTCCTTTATATAGACCTAAATTTTTAGGTAAAAGAAACAATCCCAAAACCTCATCCAAAGTAACATTACTAATATTTTGGTCAGGTCTTAGACTTGCAAATTTCTTATCTTCATCTTCAGCTTCTCCAATTTGAGCCATAGGGCCAAATTTCCCTAAACGAACTAAAACCGGTTTACCAGTAGCTGGATCAATTCCTAAAATTCGTTCTCCACTCTCTCTATCTGCATTGGCTTCTACATCTTTCACATTCGGATGGAACTTATCGTAAAATTCCTGCATCATGGTAGCCCATTCAATATTTCCTTCAGCAATTTCATCAAAATCTTGTTCTACTTTTGCTGTGAAATTATACTCTAAAATAGCTCCGAAGTTTTTCACCAAGAAATCAGTAACAATTGTTCCAATATCTGTTGGTACTAATTTACCTTTATCAGAACCCGTATTTTCTTTTAATACTTTCTCATTGATTTTACCAGACTGTAAACTAAGTTGATGGTATTTTCTTTCCTGCCCTTCAAGATTCCCTTTTTCAACATAGTTTCTGTTGATAATAGTAGAAATTGTTGGTGCATACGTTGAAGGACGACCTATACCTAATTCTTCTAATTTTTTCACTAAAGAAGCTTCCGTATATCGTGCTGGAGGTCTTGAATATCTTTCTGTTGCAGTAATATAATTATTCTCTAATCGTTCGTTAACTTTTAATGCTGGCAACATTCCTTCTTGTTCTTCTTCATCCTCATCATTACCTTCCAAATACACTTTCAAGAAACCTTCAAATAGTAATACTTCTCCCGAAGCCGTAAACACTTCACTATGGTTATTGGCTTCGATTTTCACATTGGTACGTTCTAACTCGGCATCACTCATTTGCGAAGCCAACGTTCTTTTCCAAATCAAATCATACAAACGTGCTTGATCTCTATCAATATTTACTGTGTGACGCGACATGTCTGTAGGACGTATTGCCTCGTGAGCTTCTTGAGCGCCTTTGCTTTTATTAGCAAACGTACGTGGTTTAGAAAATTCTTTCCCATAGGATTTGATAATCTCAGCTTGTGCAGCATCCATCGCTTCCTTAGACAAGTTGACACTATCCGTTCTCATATAAGTAATTAATCCTGCCTCATACAAACGTTGTGCTAACTGCATGGTAATTCCAACCGGCAAATACAATTTACGAGCTGCTTCTTGTTGCAAAGTAGAGGTGGTAAATGGTGCTGTGGGCGATTTTTTAGTAGGTTTTGTTTCTAACTCTCCTACTTTATAAGTGGTCCCTATATTTTGATTTAAAAAATCTTCTGCTTCTTTTTTAGTAACAAAATTTTTAGCCAATTTAGCTTTAACAACCTTACCCGATTCATTCACAAACTCTGCTGTAACAGAATAACTAGCAACTGGTTGAAAACTCTGTATTTCACGTTCCCGCTCTACAATTAATCGAACAGATACTGATTGCACACGACCTGCCGAAAGCCCTCCTTTCACTTTTCTCCATAATACAGGTGACAACTCATATCCTACTAAACGATCTAATACACGACGGGCTTGTTGTGCATTTACCAAGTTATAATCAATTTCGCGGGGATTTTCTATAGCTTTAAGAATTGCTGATTTGGTGATTTCATGAAAAACGATACGTTTCGTTTTCTGTTTATCAAGTTTTAATTCTTCAGACAAATGCCAAGATATCGCTTCTCCTTCACGGTCTTCATCGGAAGCCAACCATACCGTTTCAGCTTGCTTTGATAGGGATTTAAGTTTAGTTACTAATGCTTTTTTATCAGCAGAAACTTCGTATTTGGGTTTGAAACCATTTTCAACATCTACACCAATTTCTTTAGAAGGTAAATCTGCTATATGTCCATAACTGGACTCCACTTGAAAATCACTTCCTAAAAATTTTTCGATTGTTTTAGCCTTTGCAGGTGATTCTACTATAACTAAATTCTTTGCCATATCCCGTTTGTTTGTGTTGGCAAAAGTATATGATTTTTTTAAATTTTATGTTTTTAAAATTTCAAAAATAATTTTTATCGACGAAAAACGATTTCTATCGATATCCTACAATACCTAATATTATATAAAAAAACAACATCTTTAAAATTAATTTAGTAGGAAATAACACCTACCAATAAAAACCATTTTTTTAGACTCAACCGAACTTAAAATACTGTTAAAAGTTTAACTGCCATCTTGTCATATATATCTAATTTGACGTATCTTTGCACTTTGAAAAAATGCAATGGAAAAGATCATAGAAGAAAGCAAGCAAGGTGAAACCCTTGTTCTAGAAAACAAAAAAGAAAACACAAAAAAACTCTTTATAGAGAGTTATGGTTGCGCCATGAATTTTTCAGATAGTGAAATTGTTGCATCCATATTATCTGAAAATGGCTTTAACACTACTCAAACTCTTGAAGAAGCCGATTTAGTCTTGGTAAATACTTGTTCCATTCGAGACAAAGCGGAACAAACCATACGAAAACGTTTGGAAAAATACAATGCTGTAAAACGGACTAACCCTAAAATGAAAGTAGGTGTTTTAGGCTGTATGGCTGAACGTTTAAAAAGCCAATTCTTAGAAGAAGAAAAAATAGTAGATCTAGTAGTAGGCCCAGACGCTTACAAAGATTTACCCAATTTACTAGCCGAAGTTGAAGAAGGTAGAGACGCCATTAATGTTATCCTATCAAAAGAAGAAACCTATGGAGATATTGCTCCTGTTCGGTTGAATTCAAATGGTGTCTCTGCGTTTGTATCTATAACTCGAGGTTGCGACAATATGTGTACCTTTTGCGTGGTTCCCTTTACGCGTGGCCGAGAACGCAGCCGAGAACCACAAAGTATTCTAAAAGAAATTCAAGATTTGTGGAACAATGGTTTTAAAGAAATAACATTATTAGGACAAAATGTAGACAGTTACTTGTGGTATGGTGGAGGACTAAAAAAAGACTTTGAAAACGCTAGCGAAATACAAAAAGCAACGGCGGTTAGCTTTGATCAACTTTTAGAAACTGTAGCTAATACTTTCCCTAAAATGAGAATTCGCTTCTCTACGTCTAATCCACAAGATATGCATGAAGAAGTATTGCATGTTATTGCAAAATACCCTAATATTTGCAAACATATCCACCTACCTGTTCAATCAGGAAGCAATCGAATTTTAACTAAAATGAACCGTTTGCACACCCGAGAAGAATACATGAGATTGATTGACAAAATTAATACGATTATTCCTGGATGCGCAATTACCCAAGATCTCATTGCGGGATTCCCGACTGAGACTGAACAAGATCATCAAGATACTTTATCACTAATGGAATATGTAAAATATGATTTTGGATACATGTATGCGTACTCGGAACGACCTGGAACACTAGCTGGTCGTAAAATGGAAGATGATGTTCCTGAGGCAACAAAATTAAGACGTCTTCAAGAAATAGTTGATTTACAACGCGTTCATAGTGGAATTCGAACAGAAGCATTTTTAGGAAAAACGGTTGAAGTATTAATAGAAAAATCATCTAAAAAATCCCCTAACGATTGGGCTGGTAGAAACTCGCAAAATATTATGGTAGTTTTTCCTAAAGAAAATTATGCAGTTGGAGAATTTGTTAATGTTACAATTACTAATTGCACCAGCGGAACTTTAATAGGAAAAGCGGTGGGATATTCTGAAATGAATTAAAATGAGAATTAAAAATTCACAATCAAGGTAGTATGGAAACAGTGCAATCAATAAAGCAACGATTTGAAATTATAGGAAATGACTCAAAACTAAATCGCGCTATTGAAAAAGCAATTCAAGTAGCTCCAACTGATATTTCAGTATTAGTAGTGGGTGAAAGTGGTGTCGGAAAAGAAAGTATTCCAAAAATAATCCATTCCCTTTCTCACAGAAAACACGGTAAATACATTGCTGTAAACTGTGGAGCCATACCTGAAGGAACTATTGATAGTGAGCTTTTCGGTCACGAAAAAGGAGCTTTTACAGGTGCCACAAATACACGTGAAGGCTATTTTGAAGTAGCCAATGGCGGAACCATATTTTTAGATGAAGTAGGCGAATTACCATTAACCACTCAAGTTCGTTTGTTGCGCGTTTTAGAAAATGGTGAGTTTATAAAAGTAGGTTCCTCACAAGTGCAAAAAACCAACGTTAGAATTGTTGCCGCGACTAATGTCAATTTATTTAATGCCATCGAAAAAGGAAAATTCAGAGAAGACTTGTACTATCGTTTGAGTACAGTAGACATTAGTTTACCTCCACTTCGTGAACGCAAAGAGGATATTCATTTATTATTCAGAAAATTTGCAGCTGATTTTGCTCACAAATACAAAATGCCTCCTTTAAAATTAGACGAACATGCAATACAATTATTGCAGAAATTTCGTTGGAGCGGTAATATAAGACAACTGCGTAATGTTGCCGAGCAACTTTCTGTTCTTGAAACCAACCGTGATATCAATGCAGTAACACTACAATCCTACCTACCTGCAGAAGGGAATAACTTACCATCTATAATAAACGACAAAAAAAGTGAAAGTGATTTCAATACCGAAAGAGAAATTTTATACAAAGTTCTTTTCGATATGAAAAGTGATTTACACGACCTTAAAAAATTAACTTTAGAATTGATGAAAAATGGAAGCTCTAAAGTTCAAGAAACCAATCAAGGTCTAATCAAAAAAATATACGGTTCTCAGGAAGACGACACCGCAATTGATTTTGAAGAAACTCCGCGAACTGCAATCATCACAACTCCTGCCAATAAAACAATTTATCAAGAGCCAGAAGACAATTATCTTTTTGCAGAAACCATTGAAGCCGAAGAAGAAATTCTAAAATTAGAGCAAAAAGAAATCGAAATGATTAAACGTTCGTTAGAAAAAAACAAAGGCAAACGCAAAGCCGCTGCAGACGAATTAGGCATCTCTGAACGAACATTATATCGAAAAATAAAACAATTTAATCTTTAAAACTGTATATCGATTTTAGCTACCTTTGAATAATCTATTAAAGAATGAAAAAAACATACTACATATATATAATAATAGTACTTGTATTACTTAGTTCAAGTTGTTCGATTTATAATTTTACGGGTACAGGAAAAATTGATGCCAAAACATTTCAGGTTAATTTTTTTCAAAATAATGCTGAATTAATTGAACCTGGTATAGACCGTACCTTCACATTAGCACTACAAGATTTAATTCAAAATCAAACTAATTTGAACTTAGTTAAAAATGGAGCCGATTTAACTTATGAAGGAGAAATTATTGGGTACAGAATTAGCCCTATGACTGCAACTGCTGATCAACAAGCGTCTCAAAACCGTTTAACAATAAGGGTTAATGTACGATTCACTAATAGAAAAACTGAAAAAGATAATTTTGAAAAAACATTTGAATTTTATCATGACTATCCTGCCACATCACAACTTAACGGCAGTACATTGAATAAAGCGATAAGCGAAATATTTGAAAGGATTACTCAAGATATTTTTAATGCATCTTTAGCCAAATGGTAGTCTAAAATAAAGATTTGTTTATTTGTAAATTCGTAGATTTAAATTTACCATAAACAAATAACCAAATCCCCCAAATAAACTAATAACCTTTATGAACGTAACTGATTATACATTTTTAATTAACAAACCTGATGCTATCAACGAAAAGCAAACAGAATCTTTAGGTCATATTTTAGATGAGTTTCCGTATTTTCAAAGCGCAAGAGCCTTACGTTTAAAAGGTTTGTACAATCAAAATAGTTTCAAATACAATTATGCTTTAAAAGTTACCGCTGCTCACACAACAGATCGAACGGTTCTTTTTGACTTTATCACTTCGGATACTTTTACGGCAATCCAAAAAGGCTATTACGACAAAAAAATTGCAGAACTCCTTGATATTAATGTAATCGATAGCGAGACTATTACTCCTGAACCAATCGAAAAACAAATTGATTCGATCGAATCATCAATACATTTTGCTACTGAGCATGCAGAAATAAATTCTAAATCAGTATCCGACAAACTCGAATTAGGAAAACCTCTAGATTTTTCTGCAAATGAAAGGCATTCATTTCAAGAATGGTTGCAACTTTCAAGAATTCAACCTATAGTAAGAGAAAAAATAGGCACAGAATCTTCGGCTCCATTGAACGAAGCACAAAAGAAAAAATTAGAATTAATAGATAAATTTATAGAAACTAATCCTAAGATACCAGCTATCAAAACAGCAACCGCCTCTAACATAAATTTTGACTTAAACAAAGAGGATCATTCTATGTTAATGACAGAAACATTAGCCAAAGTTTACTTGGAACAAAAAAAATATCAAAAGGCAATTCAAGCTTATGAAATATTAATTTTGAAATATCCAGAAAAAATTACTTTCTTTGCAGACCGTATTTCGGATATTAAGATTTTACAACAAAATAACAATAATCAATAATGAGTACATTTTCAATTTTCTTAGTTTTAATTACAATAGTTTGCTTTCTATTGGTAGTAGTAATTATGGTTCAAAATCCAAAAGGCGGAGGTTTGTCTTCTTCTATTGGGGGAACTCAAATGTTAGGTGGGGTTCAAAAAACTACAGACTTTTTAGACAAGAGCACATGGACATTAGGAACCATTTTGATTGTACTTATTTTGCTTTCAAGCTTGAGCTTTACAGGTTCATTAAGTGATACTGATTCTAAGATTATTGAAAAATCAGAAGTCCCTGCAGCAGCGACTCCAACTACTCCTACTACTCCAGCGAATAAATAATCCAAATAACAATACAAAAATGCCAGCTTTGACAAGCTGGCATTTTTTTTAGGAAAAAATGTCAGTTAAAATGAGATGGCACAATTTCTGAAATCATAGCAACATTAATTTAAAATAACTTTAAAACATACAATCATGGGATTAAACATTAAACCACTATCCGACCGAGTTCTTATTGAACCAGTCGCAGCAGAAACAAAAACTGCTTCAGGAATTTTTATTCCAGATACTGCTAAAGAAAAACCTCAAAAAGGAACCGTTGTTGCTGTAGGTAATGGAACAAAAGACCACACAATGACTGTGAAAATTGGAGACACTGTCTTGTACGGAAAGTATGCTGGTACCGAATTAAAATTAGAAGGTAAAGATTATTTAATTATGCGCGAAGATGATATTTTAGCAATTATCTAAATCAAATAAACGAATAAACTAATCAACAAATAAACATTAATATGGCAAAAGATATAAAATTTGATATTGAAGCACGTGACGGATTAAAACGTGGAGTAGATGCATTAGCTAATGCAGTAAAAGTAACTTTAGGACCTAAAGGACGTAATGTTATTATTGGAAAAGCTTTTGGCGGACCTAACGTAACTAAAGATGGAGTTACTGTAGCTAAAGAAATCGAATTACAAGATCCATTAGAAAATATGGGAGCGCAAATGGTGAAAGAAGTAGCTTCTAAAACTAATGATTTAGCTGGAGACGGAACTACAACTGCGACTGTTTTAGCACAAGCCATCGTAAAAGAAGGTTTGAAAAACGTAGCGGCTGGAGCCAATCCAATGGATTTAAAAAGAGGTATCGACAAAGCGGTTGATGCTATTGTTGAAGACTTATCTAAACAAGCTAAAGTAGTTGGAAATAATTCTGAAAAAATCAAACAAATTGCCTCTATCTCTGCTAACAATGATGAAGTAATTGGTGAATTAATCGCTAGTGCTTTCGGAAAAGTAGGTAAAGAAGGTGTAATTACTGTGGAGGAAGCTAAAGGAACGGATACATTTGTTGACGTTGTTGAAGGTATGCAATTTGACAGAGGGTATCTTTCTCCTTATTTTGTAACCAATCCAGAAAAAATGGAAGCTGAATTAGACAGTCCTTACATTTTATTATACGATAAAAAAGTATCTTCATTAAAAGAATTATTACCAGTATTAGAGCCAGTTGCACAATCAGGGAAACCATTATTGATTATTGCTGAAGATGTAGATGGTGAAGCTTTATCTACTTTAGTAGTAAACAAACTGCGTGGAGCTTTGAAAATTGCAGCTGTTAAAGCACCTGGTTTTGGAGACAGAAGAAAAGCCATGTTAGAGGATATTGCCATCTTGACTGGTGGAACAGTAATCTCTGAAGAAAGAGGATACACTTTGGAGAACACAACAATCGATATGTTGGGTACTGCAAAAAGAGTAACTATTGACAAAGACAACACTACCATTGTTAGTGGTGCTGGTGATGCGGATACAATCAAAAACCGTGTCAACCAAATCAAAGGTCAAATGGAAACTACTACTTCTGACTATGATAAAGAAAAACTACAAGAGCGTTTAGCTAAATTAGCTGGAGGTGTAGCCGTATTATATGTTGGCGCTGCTTCTGAAGTTGAAATGAAAGAGAAAAAAGACCGTGTAGATGATGCCCTTCACGCTACTCGTGCTGCTGTTGAAGAAGGAATTGTAGCAGGAGGTGGTGTTGCATTATTAAGAGCAAAAACAGTTTTAAGCAAAATTAAAGCGGATAATGCTGACGAAGCAACTGGAATCCAAATCGTATCTCGTGCTGTAGAAGCTCCTTTGAGAACTATTGTTGAAAATGCTGGTTTAGAAGGTTCTGTAGTAGTTGCAAAGGTGGCTGAAGGAAAAGGTGATTTTGGTTACAATGCAAAAACGGATGCTTATGTAGACATGTTAAAAGCAGGAATCATTGACCCTAAAAAAGTAACTCGTGTGGCCTTAGAAAACGCTGCTTCAGTTTCTGGAATGATCTTGACAACAGAATGTGCTTTAATTGACATTAAAGAAGAATCTGCCCCAAGTCCAATGGGTGGAGGTATGCCAGGAATGATGTAATTCAATTTACGAAGTACGATATACGAAGTACGAAGTAAATATTTAATAAAAAATCCGAAGTTTTCACTTCGGATTTTTTTTTGTCTTGTATTACTTATCTTGAGGTCGTTTCTTCAATAATTTCAAAAAAACAGGAAAGGTGGAAATCAAAATTATTCCGATAACAATCATTTCTATATGTTCTTTCAAATCAATTCCGAATCCTAAAAACACTCCGTAAAGATAATGACCTGAAAAAACCAAAACGAAAGACCATAAAAACGAACTTAATGTATTAAAAAACATAAACTTCTTTTTGTCCATAGAAACAATTCCAGCTACAATTGGTGCAAAAGTTCTGAATATAGGTAAAAAGCGGGCATAAATTATTGCTTTTCCTCCATATTTTTCAAAGAAATCTTTTGACTGTAATAAGTACTTTTTCTTGAACCAAAAGGTATCTTCCTTTTTAAATAAATAATAGCCACTTTTGGCTCCAAACCAATACCCAACTGTATTTCCTAAAATTCCTGAAAAAGCAATCAATAAGGCCAATAAGGTTACATTGATGAAATCACTTTCAATTACTAGTATGTTGCCTATTAAATCGCCACTATAGATTCCTGATAAAAAAAGTAAGCTATCTCCTGGAAGAAAAAATCCTGCAAAAAGTCCTGTTTCGGCAAAAATGATAAATAAAACAATGTACAACCCAACTTGAAACCCACCAATAGATAAGGTAATATAAAACTCTGGGTTCAGTAATTGAGTCCAATCAAAATGGTTCATACAATTGTGTTTAATTAGTATCTTGGGTGTGAAAGTAAGAATAATTTAGCGCAACCACAATTTATACCTTGCTTTTACAATTTTATTAACGCTTTTAGGCCTCTACAAAATCATTTTCTTTCGTACAAACAACAATGGTGTAAACTTTCGTAATCTTCGTCCTTGGCCCTCACCTCATCGGTGTCATGTCCTACTTTAGCAATCGCTTTTTTCACATCCAAAAGCGAACATTTTTCTTCATTCAAAATTACGCTCAATTGATGC
It includes:
- the secG gene encoding preprotein translocase subunit SecG — its product is MSTFSIFLVLITIVCFLLVVVIMVQNPKGGGLSSSIGGTQMLGGVQKTTDFLDKSTWTLGTILIVLILLSSLSFTGSLSDTDSKIIEKSEVPAAATPTTPTTPANK
- a CDS encoding formimidoylglutamase; this translates as MEFDFLSPLDTEILEYIDGLSSQQLGSKVVLHTPKAFPEVSMVTLGIIGVLENRGNKNGNPEIDLDAVRREFYSLYPGNWDVSIADFGNIIAGNSIEDTYFALKKVASHLIKNKILPIVIGGSQDLTFALYRAYDDLEQMVNLVAIDSKFDFGKESDPISASSYLTKIVIEEPNNLFNYCNIGYQTYYNSQEEIDLIEKLFFDAYRLGEVANTIAIAEPVFRDADLVSVDMNSVKTSDSGNFANFIPNGFNGKEICALSRYAGISDKVTSFGVFNHNDTPQEAVLVAQIIWYFIEGYHYRSNEYPFGSRENYLKYIVPSEDEELIFYKSDKTDRWWIEIPFITNGNNKLKRNTLLPCSYEEYLTACNQELPERWWKAQRKNSI
- a CDS encoding co-chaperone GroES, whose translation is MGLNIKPLSDRVLIEPVAAETKTASGIFIPDTAKEKPQKGTVVAVGNGTKDHTMTVKIGDTVLYGKYAGTELKLEGKDYLIMREDDILAII
- a CDS encoding LptE family protein encodes the protein MKKTYYIYIIIVLVLLSSSCSIYNFTGTGKIDAKTFQVNFFQNNAELIEPGIDRTFTLALQDLIQNQTNLNLVKNGADLTYEGEIIGYRISPMTATADQQASQNRLTIRVNVRFTNRKTEKDNFEKTFEFYHDYPATSQLNGSTLNKAISEIFERITQDIFNASLAKW
- the miaB gene encoding tRNA (N6-isopentenyl adenosine(37)-C2)-methylthiotransferase MiaB is translated as MEKIIEESKQGETLVLENKKENTKKLFIESYGCAMNFSDSEIVASILSENGFNTTQTLEEADLVLVNTCSIRDKAEQTIRKRLEKYNAVKRTNPKMKVGVLGCMAERLKSQFLEEEKIVDLVVGPDAYKDLPNLLAEVEEGRDAINVILSKEETYGDIAPVRLNSNGVSAFVSITRGCDNMCTFCVVPFTRGRERSREPQSILKEIQDLWNNGFKEITLLGQNVDSYLWYGGGLKKDFENASEIQKATAVSFDQLLETVANTFPKMRIRFSTSNPQDMHEEVLHVIAKYPNICKHIHLPVQSGSNRILTKMNRLHTREEYMRLIDKINTIIPGCAITQDLIAGFPTETEQDHQDTLSLMEYVKYDFGYMYAYSERPGTLAGRKMEDDVPEATKLRRLQEIVDLQRVHSGIRTEAFLGKTVEVLIEKSSKKSPNDWAGRNSQNIMVVFPKENYAVGEFVNVTITNCTSGTLIGKAVGYSEMN
- the topA gene encoding type I DNA topoisomerase, yielding MAKNLVIVESPAKAKTIEKFLGSDFQVESSYGHIADLPSKEIGVDVENGFKPKYEVSADKKALVTKLKSLSKQAETVWLASDEDREGEAISWHLSEELKLDKQKTKRIVFHEITKSAILKAIENPREIDYNLVNAQQARRVLDRLVGYELSPVLWRKVKGGLSAGRVQSVSVRLIVEREREIQSFQPVASYSVTAEFVNESGKVVKAKLAKNFVTKKEAEDFLNQNIGTTYKVGELETKPTKKSPTAPFTTSTLQQEAARKLYLPVGITMQLAQRLYEAGLITYMRTDSVNLSKEAMDAAQAEIIKSYGKEFSKPRTFANKSKGAQEAHEAIRPTDMSRHTVNIDRDQARLYDLIWKRTLASQMSDAELERTNVKIEANNHSEVFTASGEVLLFEGFLKVYLEGNDEDEEEQEGMLPALKVNERLENNYITATERYSRPPARYTEASLVKKLEELGIGRPSTYAPTISTIINRNYVEKGNLEGQERKYHQLSLQSGKINEKVLKENTGSDKGKLVPTDIGTIVTDFLVKNFGAILEYNFTAKVEQDFDEIAEGNIEWATMMQEFYDKFHPNVKDVEANADRESGERILGIDPATGKPVLVRLGKFGPMAQIGEAEDEDKKFASLRPDQNISNVTLDEVLGLFLLPKNLGLYKGEEVEVSNGRYGPYVRHGSLFISLPKGEDPLDVTMDRAQELIDQKAQADAPIAVYKGLGVQKGVGRFGAFIKWDGLFINVSKKYDFDNLSQTDIEELIEDKLQKNIDKVVHNWPEEGIVVEKARWGRSVIIKGKIKIELNKDVDASKLTLKEVQELIEKKTPAKKTPAKKTTAKKK
- a CDS encoding sigma-54 interaction domain-containing protein codes for the protein METVQSIKQRFEIIGNDSKLNRAIEKAIQVAPTDISVLVVGESGVGKESIPKIIHSLSHRKHGKYIAVNCGAIPEGTIDSELFGHEKGAFTGATNTREGYFEVANGGTIFLDEVGELPLTTQVRLLRVLENGEFIKVGSSQVQKTNVRIVAATNVNLFNAIEKGKFREDLYYRLSTVDISLPPLRERKEDIHLLFRKFAADFAHKYKMPPLKLDEHAIQLLQKFRWSGNIRQLRNVAEQLSVLETNRDINAVTLQSYLPAEGNNLPSIINDKKSESDFNTEREILYKVLFDMKSDLHDLKKLTLELMKNGSSKVQETNQGLIKKIYGSQEDDTAIDFEETPRTAIITTPANKTIYQEPEDNYLFAETIEAEEEILKLEQKEIEMIKRSLEKNKGKRKAAADELGISERTLYRKIKQFNL
- a CDS encoding tetratricopeptide repeat protein, translating into MNVTDYTFLINKPDAINEKQTESLGHILDEFPYFQSARALRLKGLYNQNSFKYNYALKVTAAHTTDRTVLFDFITSDTFTAIQKGYYDKKIAELLDINVIDSETITPEPIEKQIDSIESSIHFATEHAEINSKSVSDKLELGKPLDFSANERHSFQEWLQLSRIQPIVREKIGTESSAPLNEAQKKKLELIDKFIETNPKIPAIKTATASNINFDLNKEDHSMLMTETLAKVYLEQKKYQKAIQAYEILILKYPEKITFFADRISDIKILQQNNNNQ